The following proteins come from a genomic window of Fusibacter sp. A1:
- a CDS encoding sensor domain-containing diguanylate cyclase: protein MRKNILIISILILCVSFADDFEYDYEDIFENHDLIRLIIDADTGAIKHANSHAIDFYGYSKEQLLSMKIQDINALSPQEVSAEMEAALNEERNFFVFEHQLSNGEVRTVEVYSYPIMVNDNKLLFSVVIDITEKAELQSSLIASRTKNVYLLSATSLLLVAILIMIWINRSKYKKKALIDPLTGAYSRLYLNHLTSKSKNEKRKHHMFCSLVQIDLDKFKYINDTFGHKIGDDVLKTVVATIKSNLRNDDIVIRYGGDEFILVLMECDENTAIDLVERIRSSLLNSSKYPFKIQFSYGIQQITYQEDLSPAIQLADERMYEDKKRNIQ, encoded by the coding sequence ATGAGAAAGAACATCTTAATTATAAGTATCTTGATATTATGCGTCAGTTTTGCTGATGATTTCGAGTATGACTATGAAGATATCTTTGAAAATCACGACCTTATACGCCTTATCATCGATGCAGATACCGGAGCAATCAAACATGCCAATTCCCATGCAATAGATTTTTATGGCTATAGCAAAGAGCAGTTGCTTTCAATGAAGATCCAGGATATTAATGCGCTTTCACCCCAAGAAGTCAGTGCAGAAATGGAGGCCGCCTTAAACGAGGAAAGAAACTTTTTTGTATTTGAACATCAATTATCAAATGGTGAAGTTCGAACCGTAGAAGTCTATTCCTATCCAATAATGGTAAACGATAATAAATTGCTCTTTTCGGTGGTGATAGACATTACTGAAAAAGCCGAACTCCAAAGTTCGCTTATTGCTTCTAGAACGAAGAATGTATACCTATTATCAGCCACCTCTTTACTCTTAGTGGCAATCCTTATCATGATTTGGATTAACCGTAGTAAGTATAAGAAAAAGGCCCTTATCGATCCCCTGACTGGCGCATATTCTAGGTTATATCTAAATCATTTAACAAGTAAAAGTAAAAATGAAAAAAGAAAACATCATATGTTTTGCTCTCTTGTGCAAATCGATTTAGACAAGTTTAAGTATATCAACGACACCTTCGGTCATAAAATTGGAGATGATGTTTTGAAGACAGTTGTCGCCACTATAAAAAGCAACTTAAGAAACGATGACATCGTCATCCGGTATGGCGGTGACGAATTTATATTAGTACTTATGGAGTGCGATGAAAATACCGCTATAGACCTTGTGGAAAGAATTAGATCAAGCCTACTCAACTCAAGTAAATACCCGTTCAAAATACAGTTCTCCTACGGTATTCAGCAGATAACTTATCAAGAAGATTTAAGTCCAGCCATTCAGTTGGCAGACGAAAGAATGTATGAGGATAAAAAGAGGAACATTCAGTAG
- a CDS encoding DUF4037 domain-containing protein, with protein sequence MKNLFEEFANHDSVAGIVIGGSRATGTFDELSDWDIYIYTTSPIEEAERKAILEPLVSYMEYGNTFWELEDDGRLLDGTTIELIYRDLDDFEAGIHKLLEQALAGTGYTTCNAHHLQHGLIEYDATKRLEKLKHKLNAPYPQALKDAVILKNSALLKDLIPSFYYQLEKAYKRNDSFSINHRMTELMASYFDIIYAINEAYHPGEKGLIAHSSKLAKLPEGHTETLEAVFEFMFQNSVACLYYTRKLIARLEKLILAEGYDLSFARSEF encoded by the coding sequence ATGAAGAATTTATTTGAAGAATTTGCGAATCACGATTCAGTTGCAGGCATTGTCATCGGGGGATCTAGAGCTACCGGTACCTTTGATGAGTTATCGGATTGGGATATTTATATCTATACGACCTCGCCGATTGAAGAAGCTGAAAGAAAGGCCATTCTCGAACCTCTTGTTTCTTATATGGAGTACGGCAACACCTTTTGGGAGCTTGAGGATGACGGCCGTCTATTGGACGGCACTACGATTGAACTGATCTATAGGGACCTTGATGACTTTGAAGCCGGTATCCATAAGCTGCTGGAACAGGCGCTTGCAGGCACGGGATATACAACCTGCAACGCACATCACCTGCAGCATGGTTTAATCGAATACGATGCGACCAAGCGACTTGAAAAACTGAAGCACAAACTAAACGCCCCCTACCCTCAGGCGCTTAAGGATGCTGTGATCCTCAAAAACAGTGCGCTGCTTAAGGATCTGATCCCTTCTTTTTACTACCAGCTTGAAAAGGCATATAAAAGAAACGATTCATTCAGCATCAACCACAGGATGACTGAGCTGATGGCAAGCTATTTTGATATCATCTATGCCATAAACGAAGCCTATCATCCAGGTGAAAAAGGGTTGATCGCCCATTCAAGCAAGCTTGCTAAGCTTCCAGAGGGTCACACGGAAACACTTGAAGCCGTTTTTGAGTTCATGTTCCAAAACAGCGTCGCCTGCCTGTACTATACAAGAAAGCTGATCGCTAGGCTTGAAAAGTTGATCTTAGCTGAAGGGTATGATTTATCATTCGCTAGATCTGAATTCTAG
- a CDS encoding TIGR00266 family protein, with translation MADVIDYKIYGGEMQVVEIELDPQEGVRAEAGAMMYMEDYIQMQTNMSGGLFGGFKRMLTSESFFITTFLNTGKGKSRVAFAAPFPGKILPIDLTSYGGTFICQKDSFLCAANGIDIDVTFTKKLGAGFFGGEGFILQKLTGDGLAFIHAGGGIIERTLAPGERLRIDTGCLVGFESNVNYDIEFIGGFKNALFGKEGLFLATLTGPGKVYLQSLPISKLAERILASSRTKAEAGSGNSVVGGILGGLFNE, from the coding sequence ATGGCTGATGTTATTGATTATAAGATTTACGGTGGTGAGATGCAGGTCGTCGAGATCGAACTCGATCCACAAGAAGGCGTACGCGCGGAAGCTGGCGCCATGATGTACATGGAAGACTACATACAGATGCAGACCAATATGAGCGGTGGTCTTTTCGGTGGATTCAAACGCATGCTCACCAGTGAAAGCTTTTTCATCACAACCTTTTTGAATACGGGAAAAGGCAAAAGTCGTGTCGCTTTTGCAGCACCATTTCCAGGCAAGATCCTACCGATCGACCTGACGAGTTACGGCGGAACCTTCATCTGTCAAAAAGATTCCTTCCTATGCGCTGCAAACGGAATCGATATCGACGTGACCTTCACTAAAAAATTAGGCGCAGGTTTCTTCGGTGGCGAAGGTTTTATCCTTCAAAAGCTTACAGGAGACGGACTTGCCTTCATTCACGCCGGTGGCGGAATTATCGAGAGAACGCTCGCACCAGGTGAAAGACTTAGAATCGACACCGGTTGTCTGGTTGGATTCGAGTCCAATGTAAATTACGATATCGAGTTCATAGGCGGATTTAAAAACGCCCTCTTCGGTAAGGAAGGGCTCTTTTTAGCGACACTTACAGGACCTGGTAAGGTTTATCTACAGAGCCTGCCTATTTCAAAGCTCGCAGAGCGAATCCTCGCCTCATCCAGAACAAAAGCTGAGGCTGGTAGCGGAAACAGCGTTGTCGGCGGCATTTTGGGTGGTCTCTTCAACGAGTAA
- a CDS encoding S1 RNA-binding domain-containing protein, which yields MKKLGKTQSLEVLRFTGVGAYLNDIDESSDTDVLLPTKYVPDDIEVGDMIEVFLYNDSEDRLIATTLRPELEVGEIAELKVVDVTSHGAFLSWGLEKDLFLPYKEQTYKVKKGDKVVVMLYVDLSDRLSATMKISGRLEVESTYHPSDWVTGTIYQIHDEIGAFVAVDNKYHGLVPKSECFGELKAGQKIEARVTFIKEDGKLDLALREKVATQIHSDVDVIKAMLEEADGFLPYNDYSNPDEIKQIFKMSKRAFKRSIGVLLKEGYLEIVEKGIQKK from the coding sequence ATGAAAAAATTAGGTAAAACGCAGTCACTGGAAGTATTACGATTCACTGGAGTAGGTGCATATCTTAACGATATCGACGAGAGTAGCGATACGGATGTGCTACTTCCTACAAAATACGTTCCAGACGATATCGAAGTGGGTGATATGATCGAAGTCTTTCTTTACAATGATTCAGAAGACAGACTGATCGCTACAACGCTAAGACCCGAACTTGAAGTTGGAGAAATCGCAGAGCTTAAAGTGGTGGATGTTACAAGCCACGGGGCGTTTTTAAGCTGGGGACTGGAAAAAGATCTCTTCCTTCCATATAAAGAGCAAACATACAAGGTGAAAAAAGGTGACAAAGTAGTTGTCATGCTATATGTCGATCTATCGGATCGGTTGTCTGCAACCATGAAGATCAGTGGCCGTCTTGAAGTCGAGTCGACCTATCATCCTAGCGACTGGGTAACAGGCACGATCTATCAGATTCATGATGAAATCGGCGCCTTTGTCGCAGTAGACAACAAGTATCATGGATTAGTTCCCAAAAGCGAATGCTTTGGTGAGTTGAAGGCCGGTCAAAAGATTGAGGCAAGGGTCACTTTTATCAAAGAGGATGGCAAATTGGATTTGGCGCTGCGTGAGAAAGTGGCTACTCAAATTCATTCGGATGTCGATGTGATCAAGGCCATGCTTGAAGAAGCTGACGGTTTCCTACCTTATAACGACTATTCCAATCCTGATGAAATCAAGCAGATATTTAAAATGAGCAAGCGCGCGTTTAAACGTTCGATCGGTGTACTTTTAAAAGAAGGCTACTTGGAGATCGTCGAAAAAGGAATTCAAAAAAAATAA
- a CDS encoding S41 family peptidase — MKKSHIVLLLIIAIQTFFLVSVMTRNPSESDQQKITIELPAIAAEADVNIKPIISGALPPHISDDLSTLWASIENESVFPLSEENALNAMKEALVASLNDPYSQWLSNDDYDELTQSIDSDYAGIGIDLIVNDDEFVIANVLKNGNAYKAKLLVGDKLIKLNHIELHGNYDLFEAARSMSKNSIDVTYERDERTYETHIELLPYHEPSVTHQALSDEVYYIDINTFSQETLQLFEEALSQVKDGDYGYVIYDLRFNFGGWMDICYDMLSLVNDENDIAYIKDLSGVISAQRTRDQYIDTTPYVLINNDSYSAAELFAQGMRLHDSAVIIGETSYGKGVMQGLYETDDGVLKLSVAHFSAGLNDFFTNIGIVPDYPSPAVYRGNVDSQLNKAIELIMKDSE, encoded by the coding sequence ATGAAAAAATCACATATCGTTTTACTGCTAATAATCGCTATCCAAACGTTCTTTCTAGTTTCTGTCATGACACGAAATCCAAGCGAGTCAGACCAACAGAAAATAACTATAGAACTACCTGCAATCGCCGCTGAAGCCGACGTGAATATCAAACCGATTATCTCTGGAGCCCTTCCACCACATATATCAGATGATCTATCGACACTATGGGCAAGCATCGAGAATGAAAGTGTCTTTCCTCTTTCTGAAGAAAACGCGCTCAATGCAATGAAAGAGGCCTTGGTCGCAAGCCTGAACGATCCTTACAGCCAGTGGTTGTCAAATGACGATTACGACGAGCTTACTCAAAGCATCGATAGCGACTATGCGGGTATCGGCATCGACCTTATTGTAAATGATGACGAGTTCGTCATCGCCAACGTTCTTAAAAACGGAAATGCCTACAAAGCGAAATTGCTTGTTGGAGATAAGCTGATCAAACTCAACCATATCGAACTACATGGCAATTACGACCTGTTTGAAGCTGCAAGATCCATGAGCAAGAATTCTATCGATGTCACCTATGAGCGTGACGAACGGACTTACGAGACGCACATCGAGCTATTGCCCTATCATGAACCTTCTGTTACCCACCAGGCGCTTAGCGACGAGGTCTACTATATCGACATCAATACTTTTTCACAAGAAACATTGCAGCTTTTTGAAGAAGCATTGTCACAAGTTAAGGACGGAGACTACGGCTATGTCATCTATGACTTGAGATTCAACTTTGGCGGATGGATGGATATCTGCTATGATATGCTGTCGCTTGTGAATGATGAGAACGACATCGCCTATATTAAGGATTTAAGTGGCGTCATTAGCGCCCAAAGGACAAGAGACCAGTACATCGACACTACTCCTTATGTGCTCATCAATAACGATAGCTACAGTGCGGCTGAATTATTCGCCCAAGGAATGAGACTTCATGACAGCGCTGTGATCATCGGCGAGACCTCTTATGGAAAAGGTGTCATGCAAGGGCTTTATGAAACGGACGATGGTGTTCTCAAATTGTCGGTGGCACATTTTAGCGCAGGACTTAATGACTTTTTCACCAATATCGGAATAGTGCCGGACTATCCATCACCTGCCGTTTATCGTGGTAATGTCGACTCACAGCTTAACAAAGCGATTGAACTTATCATGAAGGATAGTGAATAA
- a CDS encoding DUF1450 domain-containing protein, translating into MIQVCPSCSNVSIDELIEKFGEKNVEIDCLSECGMNPENSFGYVNGKWVFTETEEDFLEKTTELLSETISE; encoded by the coding sequence ATGATTCAAGTATGTCCTAGCTGCTCAAATGTCAGTATCGATGAGCTTATCGAGAAATTCGGTGAGAAGAACGTTGAGATCGACTGTCTGAGCGAATGTGGAATGAACCCCGAAAACAGTTTTGGATATGTAAACGGAAAATGGGTGTTCACAGAAACAGAAGAGGATTTTCTTGAAAAAACAACTGAACTGCTTAGTGAAACGATAAGCGAATAG
- a CDS encoding DUF1450 domain-containing protein gives MIRVCSNCSNVDVDVLVETFSEDLVEVNCLGQCGMNPDESFGYVNEEFIIVDTEEEFIKAAKEQLK, from the coding sequence ATGATCAGAGTTTGTTCAAATTGCTCAAATGTGGATGTTGATGTACTTGTTGAGACTTTCTCAGAAGACTTGGTTGAAGTAAACTGCCTGGGGCAGTGCGGGATGAATCCCGATGAAAGCTTCGGTTATGTGAATGAGGAATTTATCATCGTAGATACTGAAGAAGAGTTCATCAAGGCGGCAAAGGAACAGTTGAAATGA
- a CDS encoding MATE family efflux transporter — protein MNKISENTSVFSLAWPIFIEMLLFMMMGNVDTFMLSRYSDSAVAAVGNANQMVNTINMLFTITTAATGIMITQYLGAKQEKKLNQVYSIATVFNVFIATVMTIGIFMFQSEFFKLINLPLELVTDTKSYLDVIMGFLVISAMYMTLSTIHKSHGNTKLTMYIALGINILNVIGNYIFLFGPLGLPVLGVKGVAISTVVSRSIGMLIMLSYLVLVMKQHIHLKNLIPFPKEMVKQFFKLGLPSAGEPISWQFSQMFIFAFINIMGTTTVTTRMYSMIIIWFTFLFAMAIAQATQIITGYLVGAGRYDDAYHLVFKSLRKAILASLTVSLLFVLFRYQLLGIFTDNKEIIELGAKILIIDLFLELGRVTNITVIFSMRAAGDVNFPVIVGILSMWGISTLGAYVLGIHLGWGLAGIWIAMTADEITRAIIMIFRWRSGKWRGRAIVHEAELELEG, from the coding sequence ATGAATAAGATATCAGAAAATACATCGGTGTTTTCACTAGCTTGGCCGATTTTTATAGAAATGCTGCTATTTATGATGATGGGCAACGTGGATACCTTTATGCTCAGCAGGTATTCCGACAGTGCCGTAGCGGCTGTGGGAAACGCCAATCAGATGGTCAACACGATCAACATGCTTTTCACCATCACAACCGCTGCGACAGGCATCATGATCACACAGTATCTTGGTGCGAAACAAGAAAAGAAGCTCAACCAGGTCTATTCTATAGCGACCGTGTTCAACGTCTTTATCGCGACGGTCATGACCATTGGAATCTTCATGTTCCAGAGCGAGTTTTTCAAATTGATCAATCTTCCGCTTGAGCTAGTCACAGACACCAAGAGCTACCTTGATGTCATTATGGGCTTTTTAGTGATATCGGCGATGTACATGACCTTGTCGACAATCCACAAAAGCCATGGAAACACAAAGCTTACCATGTATATCGCACTTGGCATCAACATACTGAATGTCATAGGCAACTATATATTCCTGTTCGGCCCCCTCGGTCTTCCGGTACTTGGCGTAAAAGGTGTCGCCATATCCACCGTCGTGAGTAGGTCTATCGGCATGCTGATCATGTTGTCTTATCTCGTACTTGTGATGAAGCAGCATATCCACCTAAAGAATTTGATACCGTTCCCAAAAGAAATGGTGAAGCAGTTCTTTAAACTCGGGCTGCCTTCTGCCGGTGAACCGATCTCATGGCAGTTTTCCCAGATGTTCATTTTCGCCTTTATCAACATCATGGGCACGACCACAGTCACAACAAGAATGTATTCGATGATCATCATCTGGTTCACCTTCCTGTTTGCGATGGCAATCGCCCAAGCGACACAGATAATCACAGGGTACCTTGTCGGTGCGGGCAGGTATGATGACGCATACCATCTAGTCTTCAAATCATTGAGAAAAGCGATTCTTGCGTCGCTGACAGTTTCTCTGCTCTTTGTACTGTTCAGATATCAGCTGCTGGGAATCTTCACAGACAATAAGGAAATCATTGAGCTTGGTGCCAAGATCCTAATCATCGACCTGTTCTTAGAACTGGGAAGGGTGACGAACATCACCGTGATCTTCAGTATGAGAGCTGCAGGCGATGTCAACTTCCCTGTAATCGTCGGAATACTATCGATGTGGGGAATCTCGACACTAGGTGCCTATGTTCTTGGCATTCATCTTGGATGGGGTCTTGCGGGCATCTGGATTGCCATGACTGCCGACGAGATCACTCGCGCGATCATCATGATTTTCAGATGGAGAAGCGGCAAGTGGAGAGGGCGTGCCATCGTCCATGAGGCGGAGCTCGAACTGGAAGGATAG
- a CDS encoding flavin reductase family protein: MKINVKAYPLLHAVPIVVVGSKSDDRMDFTTVGDVAVISLIPAMMMISLHQDHYITELINESGKYSINVPTPELLDEVDACGMKSGRAFDKSQLFTTTVDEDGYIAIEEAPVTLYCEVFEKVQVEHRVLFLARVVKSFIEEDYVIDPECEGSLDLTGFQTISYGMDNHYYAGGGEPIGTGYQEGESIIESLEDESEFNIID, encoded by the coding sequence ATGAAGATAAATGTCAAAGCCTATCCCTTGCTGCATGCGGTGCCAATCGTCGTCGTAGGATCCAAATCCGATGATAGGATGGACTTTACGACAGTGGGAGACGTCGCTGTCATCAGCCTGATACCTGCAATGATGATGATCTCACTACACCAGGATCACTATATTACTGAACTGATCAACGAGTCAGGCAAATACTCGATCAATGTTCCCACACCCGAACTTTTGGATGAAGTCGACGCTTGTGGTATGAAAAGCGGTAGAGCCTTCGATAAGAGCCAGCTCTTTACGACAACCGTAGACGAGGACGGCTATATCGCCATCGAGGAAGCTCCGGTGACCCTTTACTGCGAGGTCTTTGAAAAGGTGCAGGTGGAGCACAGGGTCTTGTTCTTAGCCCGTGTAGTCAAGTCCTTCATCGAAGAGGACTACGTCATCGATCCGGAATGCGAAGGCTCGCTAGACCTGACCGGTTTTCAAACGATTTCATACGGAATGGACAACCATTACTACGCTGGTGGCGGAGAACCTATCGGTACTGGCTATCAGGAAGGAGAATCCATCATCGAGTCACTAGAGGATGAATCGGAGTTCAATATCATCGATTAA
- a CDS encoding efflux RND transporter permease subunit: MSRLIALAVKERKVTILLSVLVILYGFYAYYYLPRQENPDTSSPAVQIITVYPGASAKTVEEQVTKKVEDEIAALDGVETIRSYSQDNVSIVIGMLTHTVDYDEQWDKLRVGLERLSPEMPDGAMPFDVDTDMTYSAGVIISLSSDTYDQSRLSQFAKEVKDELSGLDGVKRVEIEGEQIQRIEVTVNEASIYKLGISIEDIYNVIRAQNVVIPPGSINTPAGKINVAVPKSISSIGDVENLIVSISAETGAAVRLKDVAKVEFSYDEGSLYYLKDSRNAVLVTAQFDDDENVVLIGKEVRASIDRLKVKFPEGLIFEEVLFQPEDVANSVNDFIMNLLQGVLFVVLVIFIGMGFRNAIVVSVAIPLSLAMTFATMQFLSVDVQQVSISALIISLGILVDNAIVISDAIQVHINDGMNKVKASYLGAKEQSIPVLTSTLTTVAAFMPLMSLPGEAGEFIESLPLVVIVTLVASYVVAMLVTPSLASMALKERHVKHDILSVVSKFYTNLLENNLKRPLFSLFLVMLVLIGAIYTFITSVDMRLFPYVDKDIVYVNISNEIIGDIESTKELVLLAESILRDQPEITTLTSAVGGGLPRFYMTADFIMPSENNGQILAAFDLSKDTRFETRADFLYHLQSEFDRRFVGGYGTANLLEINMPGSTIEVRISGASDEELKAVAGPIYDYLLDRTETMNVQLREPGYRYSYLLDVDDDKAMQFGLSKYDIQFQINLALNGSKATVFTKDDQSYDIFVSSDVKSIEDISNLRIKSSWTGNKILLKQFADVDMKLELDTIKRYNRETVITVASDVRPQYGSTDIQMELQSFIEQLDTDHVKISYGGDTETMVKYLSGLAIAALFALVIIYVILLIQFNSLIQPFIIMSTVPLALIGIVFALFVTGTNFTFTVGLGAASLIGIVVNNGILLIEYINRARESGLMTIEACRDSVSRRMRPILLSTVTTIFGLVPLVFADSSFFSPMAIALIGGLIVATIMTLTVVPTIYYVLSKFEKEKVEIEF; the protein is encoded by the coding sequence ATGAGTAGGCTGATTGCGTTAGCGGTAAAGGAAAGAAAGGTCACCATATTACTATCTGTGCTTGTCATCTTATACGGGTTCTATGCATACTACTACCTTCCACGACAAGAAAATCCAGACACGTCAAGCCCGGCGGTTCAAATCATAACCGTCTATCCAGGAGCATCTGCAAAAACCGTCGAAGAACAGGTTACAAAAAAAGTGGAAGACGAGATAGCAGCCCTTGATGGGGTTGAAACTATCAGATCCTATTCTCAAGACAATGTGTCGATTGTGATAGGAATGTTGACTCACACGGTGGATTACGATGAACAGTGGGATAAGCTAAGGGTAGGTTTGGAGCGTCTCTCGCCCGAAATGCCTGATGGAGCGATGCCGTTTGATGTGGATACGGATATGACCTACTCGGCAGGGGTTATCATCTCACTATCGAGTGACACATATGACCAGTCCCGTTTGTCGCAGTTTGCAAAAGAGGTTAAGGATGAACTGTCCGGTCTTGATGGTGTAAAGCGCGTCGAAATCGAGGGTGAACAGATCCAAAGGATCGAAGTGACCGTCAATGAAGCCTCCATCTATAAATTGGGGATCAGTATCGAGGATATCTATAATGTCATAAGAGCTCAAAACGTGGTCATTCCTCCCGGGTCAATCAACACCCCTGCGGGTAAAATCAACGTAGCGGTTCCTAAAAGCATCTCGTCGATCGGCGATGTGGAAAATCTGATAGTAAGCATATCTGCAGAGACCGGTGCTGCTGTCAGGTTGAAGGATGTTGCAAAAGTTGAATTTTCCTATGACGAGGGTTCCCTTTATTACCTGAAGGATTCAAGAAATGCGGTGCTTGTGACGGCTCAATTTGATGATGACGAAAATGTGGTACTCATCGGAAAAGAGGTCAGAGCCTCCATCGACCGTTTAAAAGTGAAGTTCCCTGAAGGCTTGATCTTTGAAGAAGTACTGTTTCAGCCCGAAGACGTGGCGAACTCAGTCAATGACTTTATCATGAACCTTCTTCAGGGTGTTCTTTTTGTCGTACTTGTGATCTTTATTGGAATGGGATTTAGAAACGCGATTGTAGTGTCAGTCGCAATCCCCTTGTCACTTGCAATGACATTCGCCACGATGCAGTTCTTGTCTGTGGATGTTCAGCAAGTGTCCATTTCCGCACTGATCATTTCACTAGGAATACTTGTCGACAATGCGATCGTAATAAGCGATGCGATTCAGGTCCATATCAACGATGGGATGAATAAGGTAAAAGCTTCTTATTTAGGAGCGAAAGAGCAGTCGATTCCTGTGCTTACTTCGACGCTTACGACAGTTGCAGCCTTCATGCCACTGATGAGCCTGCCGGGTGAGGCGGGTGAGTTCATAGAGTCCTTGCCCCTTGTCGTTATTGTGACGCTTGTCGCATCCTATGTGGTGGCGATGCTTGTTACTCCTTCACTTGCAAGTATGGCACTCAAAGAAAGGCATGTGAAGCATGACATATTGTCGGTTGTCAGCAAGTTTTATACGAACCTGTTGGAAAACAACTTGAAAAGACCTTTGTTCAGCCTGTTTCTGGTGATGCTTGTGCTTATCGGAGCGATTTATACCTTTATCACTTCAGTGGACATGCGCCTGTTCCCTTATGTGGACAAGGACATCGTCTATGTGAACATATCCAATGAGATTATCGGTGACATAGAAAGTACGAAAGAACTGGTTCTGCTCGCAGAATCCATCTTGAGGGACCAACCCGAAATCACGACACTTACAAGTGCAGTGGGGGGCGGGCTACCAAGGTTCTATATGACAGCAGATTTTATCATGCCGAGTGAGAACAACGGACAGATTCTTGCAGCCTTCGACCTTTCAAAGGATACTAGGTTTGAAACACGAGCGGATTTCCTGTATCATCTGCAAAGTGAGTTCGACCGTAGGTTTGTCGGCGGATACGGGACAGCCAACCTGCTCGAAATAAACATGCCGGGATCGACCATAGAAGTTAGAATATCTGGAGCGAGCGACGAGGAACTTAAAGCCGTCGCAGGTCCCATCTACGATTATCTTCTAGACCGAACAGAGACGATGAACGTACAGTTAAGAGAGCCCGGGTATCGCTATAGTTATCTGCTGGATGTGGATGACGATAAGGCTATGCAGTTCGGATTGTCTAAGTACGATATACAGTTTCAGATCAATCTGGCACTGAACGGTTCTAAAGCGACTGTGTTCACAAAGGATGACCAGAGTTACGATATCTTTGTCTCGTCTGATGTAAAGTCCATTGAAGATATCAGCAATTTGAGAATCAAATCCAGTTGGACCGGAAATAAAATACTGTTAAAGCAGTTCGCCGATGTGGACATGAAATTGGAGCTGGATACCATCAAACGCTACAATAGGGAAACCGTGATCACTGTCGCCTCTGATGTCAGACCCCAATACGGCAGTACCGACATTCAAATGGAGCTACAGAGCTTCATCGAACAGCTCGATACTGATCACGTGAAGATCAGCTACGGTGGAGATACGGAGACGATGGTCAAGTACTTGTCAGGACTTGCTATTGCGGCACTGTTCGCACTTGTGATCATTTATGTGATTCTGCTGATCCAGTTCAATTCACTGATTCAGCCCTTCATCATCATGAGTACGGTTCCGCTTGCCCTTATCGGTATCGTGTTCGCACTCTTTGTGACAGGAACAAACTTTACCTTTACGGTAGGACTTGGCGCAGCCAGCTTAATAGGTATTGTAGTGAATAACGGTATCTTGCTTATTGAATATATCAACAGGGCAAGGGAAAGTGGTCTGATGACGATTGAAGCATGCAGGGACTCGGTTTCGAGAAGAATGAGACCGATACTGCTGAGTACGGTGACCACTATTTTTGGTCTCGTACCGCTGGTTTTCGCAGACAGCTCCTTCTTCAGTCCGATGGCCATAGCCCTTATCGGAGGACTGATCGTTGCAACGATCATGACACTGACCGTTGTGCCGACCATTTACTACGTGCTTTCAAAATTCGAAAAAGAAAAAGTGGAGATTGAGTTTTAA